The Apium graveolens cultivar Ventura chromosome 6, ASM990537v1, whole genome shotgun sequence genome contains a region encoding:
- the LOC141666954 gene encoding uncharacterized protein At4g22758-like, which produces MLLSKQKKIDKGNRFLVSITVMGSAGPIRFVVNEKELVGSVMDTALKSYAREGRLPVLGSNLDHFVLYCPIAGTEALSPWETIGSFGVRNFMLCKKPGVDKAIDGGKQVGDATITRKGAGSWKAWFNKSLNLKISSH; this is translated from the exons ATGTTGCTTTCTAAGCAGAAGAAGATTGATAAGGGGAATAGATTTTTGGTGAGTATTACGGTTATGGGTAGTGCTGGGCCTATTCGATTTGTTGTTAATGAGAAGGAGCTCGTTGGTAGTGTTATGGATACTGCTCTTAAGTCTTATGCTCGTGAAGGAAGGTTGCCTGTTCTTGGCTCCAATCTTGATCATTTTGTGCTCTACTGCCCCATTGCTGGCACTGAAG CTTTGAGCCCATGGGAAACAATTGGATCATTCGGAGTTCGAAATTTTATGCTGTGCAAGAAACCAGGGGTGGACAAGGCAATTGATGGCGGAAAGCAAGTTGGAGATGCAACAATTACTCGGAAGGGTGCTGGAAGCTGGAAAGCATGGTTCAACAAATCTCTCAATCTTAAGATATCTTCCCATTGA
- the LOC141663859 gene encoding DELLA protein GAI1-like, translating into MKRDHSAGGSSSITGDMYSTGKSKMKWNEAEQDDELLAVLGYKVKSSDMADVAEKLQHLEQAMGQQEVSQLGSETVHYNPSDLNSWLNSMIDEFNPIQSDDMFAQSSSKIVFDDSDNYDLKAIPGNAVLSNNKRLKTESCTSSWDVPVSQSPSLSQTQSVQVLVDSQENGVRLVHSLMACAEAVQESNFKLAEVLVKQVGVLAVSQIGAMKKVATYFAEALARKIYRLYPQSRKDLGFNEMLEMHFYETCPYLKFAHFTANQAILEAFAGKKMVHVIDFSMKEGMQWPALMQALALRAGGPPTFRLTGIGPPSNDNTDHLQEVGWKLAQFAETIHVKFEYRGFVANSLADLNANMLDLREGETVAVNSMFELHQLLARPGAIEKVMSVVAQMKPEIVTVGEQEANHNGPVFLDRFTESLHYYSTLFDSLESCGGGVDGAAAVSPQDKVMSEVFLGKQICNLVACEGVDRIERHESLTHWRDRFNLAGFEPVHLGSNAFKQASMLLALFAGGDGYRVEEHEGCLMLGWHSRPLITTSAWKLSG; encoded by the coding sequence ATGAAACGAGACCATAGCGCCGGCGGCAGTTCTTCCATCACCGGCGACATGTACTCCACCGGAAAATCAAAAATGAAATGGAACGAAGCTGAACAAGACGATGAGTTGTTAGCAGTTCTTGGGTACAAAGTTAAATCATCTGATATGGCTGATGTTGCTGAGAAGCTACAGCATCTTGAACAAGCTATGGGACAACAAGAGGTTTCGCAACTCGGGTCTGAAACAGTTCATTACAATCCTTCTGATTTGAATTCTTGGCTTAATTCTATGATTGATGAGTTTAATCCAATACAATCTGATGATATGTTTGCTCAGTCCTCGAGTAAGATTGTTTTCGATGATTCGGATAATTATGATCTTAAGGCCATACCAGGGAACGCTGTTTTGTCGAATAATAAAAGATTGAAAACAGAGAGTTGTACATCGAGTTGGGATGTTCCGGTGAGTCAGAGTCCGAGTCTGAGTCAGACTCAGTCGGTTCAGGTTTTGGTTGATTCACAAGAGAATGGGGTTAGATTAGTGCATAGTTTGATGGCGTGTGCGGAGGCTGTGCAAGAGAGTAATTTTAAGTTAGCGGAGGTGCTTGTGAAACAGGTTGGTGTGTTGGCTGTTTCGCAGATTGGGGCTATGAAGAAAGTGGCTACTTATTTTGCTGAGGCGTTGGCTAGAAAGATATATAGATTGTATCCTCAGAGTCGGAAGGATTTGGGTTTTAATGAGATGCTTGAGATGCATTTTTATGAGACTTGTCCGTATTTGAAGTTTGCTCATTTTACGGCTAATCAGGCTATACTTGAGGCGTTTGCGGGTAAGAAGATGGTTCATGTTATTGATTTTAGTATGAAAGAGGGTATGCAGTGGCCTGCTTTGATGCAAGCTTTGGCTTTAAGGGCTGGTGGACCGCCGACTTTTAGATTGACTGGAATTGGGCCTCCTTCGAATGATAATACAGATCATTTGCAAGAAGTGGGGTGGAAATTGGCTCAGTTTGCGGAAACGATTCATGTTAAGTTTGAGTATAGGGGGTTTGTGGCTAATAGTTTGGCGGATCTTAATGCTAATATGCTTGATCTAAGGGAAGGTGAGACTGTGGCGGTTAATTCGATGTTTGAGTTGCATCAACTTTTGGCTAGGCCCGGCGCAATTGAGAAGGTGATGTCTGTTGTAGCACAAATGAAACCGGAGATTGTAACGGTTGGGGAACAAGAAGCAAATCATAATGGACCAGTTTTCTTGGACCGATTTACTGAATCATTACATTATTATTCTACACTTTTTGATTCATTGGAGAGTTGTGGGGGTGGGGTTGATGGTGCTGCAGCCGTGAGTCCTCAAGATAAGGTGATGTCGGAGGTGTTTTtgggtaaacagatctgtaatTTGGTGGCATGTGAAGGAGTTGATCGAATTGAAAGACATGAGTCATTGACTCACTGGAGGGATCGCTTTAATTTGGCCGGGTTTGAACCGGTCCATCTGGGGTCTAATGCGTTTAAGCAAGCTAGCATGTTGTTGGCTTTGTTTGCTGGAGGGGATGGGTATAGAGTGGAGGAGCATGAAGGTTGTTTGATGTTGGGTTGGCATAGTAGACCACTCATCACTACCTCGGCATGGAAACTCAGTGGTTAA